In the genome of Monodelphis domestica isolate mMonDom1 chromosome 2, mMonDom1.pri, whole genome shotgun sequence, one region contains:
- the MODO-UJ gene encoding MHC class I antigen isoform X2, protein MKSNRLYLFLLETLVLTETWAGSHSLRYFYTVVSQSELREPRFISVGYVDDQEFVRFDSYSESQRLEPRAPWMDKMDEEDPDYWERNTQMVRKDAKINIEYLETLQGLYNQSEGGIHILQKMFGCEVSANGNFRRGFKRFAYDGHDYLFLDTETFTWMASVPEAVYTKRSWEADGSFQERQKAYLEEECVLWLHKYLEIGKDALLKTDRPSAGVTHHQYRKGEVTLRCRVEGFYPADISLTWLRDGEEQLQDVEFIETRPSGDGTFQKWAAVEMTSGQEDKYTCRVQHKGLSEPLTLTWESHSIGRIICLIVGIVIAVALLSVAGVCLWKKMNEG, encoded by the exons ATGAAGTCTAATAGACTCTATCTCTTTTTGTTGGAGACTCTGGTCCTGACAGAGACCTGGGCAG GCTCACACTCCCTGAGGTATTTCTATACCGTCGTGTCTCAGAGTGAGCTCAGGGAGCCGCGATTCATCTCCGTGGGCTACGTGGACGATCAGGAGTTCGTGCGCTTCGACAGCTACAGCGAGAGTCAGAGGTTGGAGCCGCGGGCGCCCTGGATGGACAAGATGGATGAGGAGGACCCGGACTACTGGGAGCGGAACACGCAGATGGTCCGGAAGGACGCCAAGATTAACATAGAATACCTGGAGACCCTGCAGGGCCTCTACAATCAGAGCGAGGGAG GGATTCATATTCTCCAGAAAATGTTCGGCTGCGAGGTTTCCGCGAATGGCAACTTCAGGCGCGGGTTTAAAAGATTTGCCTACGATGGGCACGATTACCTCTTCCTGGACACCGAGACTTTCACGTGGATGGCGTCGGTGCCCGAGGCTGTGTACACCAAGCGCAGTTGGGAGGCCGACGGAAGCTTCCAGGAGAGACAAAAAGCTTATCTGGAGGAGGAGTGTGTGTTATGGCTGCACAAGTACCTGGAGATCGGAAAGGATGCCCTGCTGAAGACAG ACCGACCTTCTGCAGGAGTGACCCATCACCAGTACCGCAAAGGGGAGGTGACTCTTCGGTGCAGGGTCGAGGGCTTTTACCCTGCTGACATCTCACTGACTTGGCTGAGGGATGGAGAGGAACAGCTTCAGGACGTGGAGTTCATCGAGACCAGGCCTTCTGGGGATGGAACTTTCCAGAAGTGGGCAGCTGTGGAGATGACCTCCGGTCAGGAAGACAAATATACTTGCAGAGTTCAGCACAAGGGACTGTCTGAGCCCCTCACCTTGACATGGG AATCACACTCCATCGGCAGGATCATTTGTCTGATTGTGGGGATTGTCATTGCTGTTGCCCTCCTCTCTGTTGCAGGAGTTTGTCTctggaagaaaatgaatgaag gtTGA
- the MODO-UJ gene encoding MHC class I antigen isoform X1 → MKSNRLYLFLLETLVLTETWAGSHSLRYFYTVVSQSELREPRFISVGYVDDQEFVRFDSYSESQRLEPRAPWMDKMDEEDPDYWERNTQMVRKDAKINIEYLETLQGLYNQSEGGIHILQKMFGCEVSANGNFRRGFKRFAYDGHDYLFLDTETFTWMASVPEAVYTKRSWEADGSFQERQKAYLEEECVLWLHKYLEIGKDALLKTDRPSAGVTHHQYRKGEVTLRCRVEGFYPADISLTWLRDGEEQLQDVEFIETRPSGDGTFQKWAAVEMTSGQEDKYTCRVQHKGLSEPLTLTWESHSIGRIICLIVGIVIAVALLSVAGVCLWKKMNEGKQD, encoded by the exons ATGAAGTCTAATAGACTCTATCTCTTTTTGTTGGAGACTCTGGTCCTGACAGAGACCTGGGCAG GCTCACACTCCCTGAGGTATTTCTATACCGTCGTGTCTCAGAGTGAGCTCAGGGAGCCGCGATTCATCTCCGTGGGCTACGTGGACGATCAGGAGTTCGTGCGCTTCGACAGCTACAGCGAGAGTCAGAGGTTGGAGCCGCGGGCGCCCTGGATGGACAAGATGGATGAGGAGGACCCGGACTACTGGGAGCGGAACACGCAGATGGTCCGGAAGGACGCCAAGATTAACATAGAATACCTGGAGACCCTGCAGGGCCTCTACAATCAGAGCGAGGGAG GGATTCATATTCTCCAGAAAATGTTCGGCTGCGAGGTTTCCGCGAATGGCAACTTCAGGCGCGGGTTTAAAAGATTTGCCTACGATGGGCACGATTACCTCTTCCTGGACACCGAGACTTTCACGTGGATGGCGTCGGTGCCCGAGGCTGTGTACACCAAGCGCAGTTGGGAGGCCGACGGAAGCTTCCAGGAGAGACAAAAAGCTTATCTGGAGGAGGAGTGTGTGTTATGGCTGCACAAGTACCTGGAGATCGGAAAGGATGCCCTGCTGAAGACAG ACCGACCTTCTGCAGGAGTGACCCATCACCAGTACCGCAAAGGGGAGGTGACTCTTCGGTGCAGGGTCGAGGGCTTTTACCCTGCTGACATCTCACTGACTTGGCTGAGGGATGGAGAGGAACAGCTTCAGGACGTGGAGTTCATCGAGACCAGGCCTTCTGGGGATGGAACTTTCCAGAAGTGGGCAGCTGTGGAGATGACCTCCGGTCAGGAAGACAAATATACTTGCAGAGTTCAGCACAAGGGACTGTCTGAGCCCCTCACCTTGACATGGG AATCACACTCCATCGGCAGGATCATTTGTCTGATTGTGGGGATTGTCATTGCTGTTGCCCTCCTCTCTGTTGCAGGAGTTTGTCTctggaagaaaatgaatgaaggTAAGCAAGACTAG
- the MODO-UJ gene encoding MHC class I antigen precursor (The RefSeq protein has 2 substitutions compared to this genomic sequence) has translation MKSNRLYLFLLETLVLTETWAGSHSLRYFYTVVSQSELREPRFISVGYVDDQEFVRFDSYSESQRLEPRAPWMDKMDEEDPDYWERNTQMVRKDAKINIEYLETLQGLYNQSEGGIHILQKMFGCEVSANGNFRRGFKRFAYDGHDYLFLDTETFTWMASVPEAVYTKRSWEADGSFQERQKAYLEEECVLWLHKYLEIGKDALLKTDRPSAGVTHHQYRKGEVTLRCRVEGFYPADISLTWLRDGEEQLQDVEFIETRPSGDGTFQKWAAVEMTSGQEDKYTCRVQHKGLSEPLTLKWGVCLWKKINEGKQD, from the exons ATGAAGTCTAATAGACTCTATCTCTTTTTGTTGGAGACTCTGGTCCTGACAGAGACCTGGGCAG GCTCACACTCCCTGAGGTATTTCTATACCGTCGTGTCTCAGAGTGAGCTCAGGGAGCCGCGATTCATCTCCGTGGGCTACGTGGACGATCAGGAGTTCGTGCGCTTCGACAGCTACAGCGAGAGTCAGAGGTTGGAGCCGCGGGCGCCCTGGATGGACAAGATGGATGAGGAGGACCCGGACTACTGGGAGCGGAACACGCAGATGGTCCGGAAGGACGCCAAGATTAACATAGAATACCTGGAGACCCTGCAGGGCCTCTACAATCAGAGCGAGGGAG GGATTCATATTCTCCAGAAAATGTTCGGCTGCGAGGTTTCCGCGAATGGCAACTTCAGGCGCGGGTTTAAAAGATTTGCCTACGATGGGCACGATTACCTCTTCCTGGACACCGAGACTTTCACGTGGATGGCGTCGGTGCCCGAGGCTGTGTACACCAAGCGCAGTTGGGAGGCCGACGGAAGCTTCCAGGAGAGACAAAAAGCTTATCTGGAGGAGGAGTGTGTGTTATGGCTGCACAAGTACCTGGAGATCGGAAAGGATGCCCTGCTGAAGACAG ACCGACCTTCTGCAGGAGTGACCCATCACCAGTACCGCAAAGGGGAGGTGACTCTTCGGTGCAGGGTCGAGGGCTTTTACCCTGCTGACATCTCACTGACTTGGCTGAGGGATGGAGAGGAACAGCTTCAGGACGTGGAGTTCATCGAGACCAGGCCTTCTGGGGATGGAACTTTCCAGAAGTGGGCAGCTGTGGAGATGACCTCCGGTCAGGAAGACAAATATACTTGCAGAGTTCAGCACAAGGGACTGTCTGAGCCCCTCACCTTGACATGGG GAGTTTGTCTctggaagaaaatgaatgaaggTAAGCAAGACTAG
- the MODO-UG gene encoding MHC class I antigen precursor (The RefSeq protein has 1 substitution and aligns at 98% coverage compared to this genomic sequence), whose translation MEPYVHLLLLGILVLRKASAGSHSLKYFDTAISLPGLGDPQFMTVGYVDDQQFVSFDSCSASQKMEPRAPWMANMDQDYWERNTRNTKIDAQFYRVDLETLRGYFNQSEEDPPSAQIICRTDLDGGVILRCQAQDFYPAMISLTWLRDGEEQLQDTEFIETRPGGDGTFQKWAAVRMASGEVDKYTCRVQHVGLPEPLTLKWEPQPSSIWIIVGIIAVFLTVLIAGAVIWRKKNSDL comes from the exons ATGGAGCCTTATGTCCATCTCCTTTTATTGGGGATCCTGGTCCTGAGAAAAGCCTCGGCAG GCTCTCACTCCCTGAAGTATTTCGACACCGCCATATCTCTGCCCGGGCTCGGGGACCCGCAATTCATGACAGTGGGCTACGTGGACGATCAGCAGTTCGTGAGCTTCGACAGCTGCAGCGCAAGCCAGAAGATGGAGCCGCGGGCGCCGTGGATGGCCAACATGGACCAGGACTACTGGGAGCGAAATACGAGAAACACCAAGATAGACGCACAGTTTTACCGAGTGGATTTGGAGACCCTGCGCGGCTACTTTAACCAGAGTGAGGAAG ACCCACCTTCTGCCCAAATTATCCGTCGCACGGACCTCGACGGAGGAGTGATCCTGCGGTGTCAAGCCCAGGACTTCTACCCAGCAATGATCTCCCTGACTTGGCTGAGGGATGGAGAGGAACAGCTCCAGGACACCGAATTCATTGAGACCAGGCCTGGGGGAGATGGCACCTTTCAGAAATGGGCAGCTGTGAGGATGGCCTCAGGGGAGGTAGACAAATATACATGCCGAGTTCAGCATGTGGGACTGCCTGAGCCTCTCACCCTGAAATGGG aaccaCAGCCCTCATCCATCTGGATCATTGTGGGGATCATTGCTGTTTTTCTCACTGTGCTTATTGCTGGAGCTGTGATCTGGAGGAAAAAGAATTCAG